A single window of Paroedura picta isolate Pp20150507F chromosome 8, Ppicta_v3.0, whole genome shotgun sequence DNA harbors:
- the LOC143843226 gene encoding transcription cofactor HES-6-like translates to MAPSARPSKSRPSRDEEDRSEARGDRKARKPLVEKKRRARINESLQELRLILADAEFQTKMENAEVLEMTVKRVQGVLQRRALDSDKLQREASERFAAGYIQCMHEVHTFVSNCPGIDSTIAAELLNHLLESMPLNEGSFQDLIVDVLSDPSISQWPSSEGFPQIPAASPGALSPPSPTSPLLSPSSSEEVCSDLEDTEAEQSHISLDGLDRSRTHNVPSTSLSKSMWRPW, encoded by the exons ATGGCGCCCTCCGCGCGGCCCAGCAAGAGCCGCCCGAGCCGGGACGAGGAGGATCGCTCCGAGGCCCGGGGAGACAGGAAG GCGAGGAAGCCGCTGGTGGAGAAGAAGCGGCGGGCGCGGATCAACGAGAGCCTGCAAGAGCTGCGGCTCATCCTGGCGGACGCGGAG TTCCAGACGAAGATGGAGAACGCCGAGGTGCTGGAGATGACGGTGAAGCGGGTGCAAGGCGTTCTGCAGAGGAGGGCTCTGG ACAGTGACAAACTGCAGCGGGAGGCCAGCGAACGATTTGCAGCTGGATACATTCAGTGCATGCATGAAGTTCATACATTTGTTTCCAACTGCCCGGGGATCGATTCCACCATTGCAGCGGAGCTGTTGAATCACCTCCTCGAGTCCATGCCTCTGAATGAAGGCAGTTTCCAGGACCTCATTGTGGACGTCTTGTCGGATCCTTCCATCAGCCAGTGGCCTAGCAGCGAAGGGTTCCCCCAAATACCTGCGGCATCTCCTGGGGCTCTAAGCCCGCCCAGTCCCACTTCACCTCTTCTTTCGCCTTCTTCCAGCGAAGAGGTTTGCTCTGATCTCGAAGACACAGAGGCTGAGCAAAGCCACATCTCTTTGGATGGACTGGACAGGTCTAGGACACACAACGTTCCTTCCACCAGCCTTTCCAAATCTATGTGGAGACCTTGGTAG